The Bombus vancouverensis nearcticus chromosome 11, iyBomVanc1_principal, whole genome shotgun sequence DNA window TTGATTTAAACACCGAGATTATTGTAATTACAACAATTTATTGTCTCGGGGTGCAATCGGAGAAGGCAAGGGAAGAGAGGCAAGCGAGAGCGATCGGTGGCGATATCTCTAGTTAGGTTTGCGAAGTTGGTGTTACGTTTCAGGCGCGTGGCGCCATCTTTCCATCATTCAGGAAAAttgaacgtttatttagaaatttattttaaatatttctttaaataaatttcacatATAAATAGTCGGGAACAGTTccgtaaattttattttcgccCTAAGTTTGCTTTGTTTTCGATTCACTGAATTTGTAGATGCTTCACTGTCGCTTACTATGGTAACGATGTATTACAAATTATGTTTCGTAGCGTCAATAATTGTTATAATAGTAGGAAATTCGTATACGAAGAGCGAATGAAAGTTTTATCGGGGAAAGAAGCTGAAATTATACACTTTGTTGTTGAACAAAATATGTGTTGTTTCGAGGGTTATCGACGGTAGATGAAGGTTCCTTCGAGGCTTCTATAAAGTGATACCGAAATGACTTCTCCTCGAGGTTCGATCCGCCCGCGTTCTGACCAACAAGTGTTGCAAACGATCACGTGGCTGATCGAGGCACAGCCCCGTCATTATCATAACTGCTTCTCGAGTACTAACTCTAATGTCGATTTTAACGAGAAACTGTATGCACGGTCGTGACAACCCGAGGGTTGACATGACGCGTTCTACTCTGCAATAACTAATAACGACGCATACCTATCTTCCCTCTTTTaaaaagatcaaataaattttgatacagatgatatttttattaacgaataaaattGGATGGATAATAAGATCAAAAAGAGGTTCTAAAAGCGGTATCTTCATCCCttaaaaacatatatatttttatatttagatgGAAATggtttgtaaattattgaattaaatgGGATGAATAATAGACAAGCAGTGGAATTTTCGTCTCTTAACAGTTTAAAAGAAAttggaataaaaatgaaattaaatcaaTTAAAGTGGGTGGATAATAAATTAGGAAATATTGTCAACCCTTAAAAATCTCTACTAAATTTATATAGATAAGTGACTTTTATATCATCCATTTAGATtggataaataacaaattaaaaggGGGTAGTTTCATCCCATAAAGTTAAGAATAAATGTTGGTAAAAACGAGTTTTGTGTCAGGCAGTTAAATTGGATGGATAATAAGATGGAGAAGGAAATAGCTtcttatttcgtatatttttcatGGTGACTGTACCCGATGCAAACCTTCGCGATATTATGTGACCCTTCCCTCCAGTGTCATTTTTTACGTACGCCACGCGAAATCGATAAAATCGACAATTACGGGAGAGTTGGTTGTCATGTAAGTACTTACATACGTGTACGCTCACGTTTCCAGCAACGTCTAGGAAAATTATCTCCCATATGACGACTGACAGAGGACGCCTGAAACTGCAATTTCGCAATTGTGCGATCCTTCCAAGAACTGGCGCCAGCTATCCTATTCCTTTTTCAGAATCGACATATGCGTTATGTTTATCAGAACCTCCTAAATATACAATGAAGCACGAAGTAGATTTTCGAAGgcgaaaatattacaatttcttttctcgtttattatttaaaattttgtaagCGATCTTTTACTAAgtcgttgaaatattaaatatctattCTGTACTTTCAGAACCGAAGTTTTGCGGAATTTGGAGAAGAAGAAATTATTCCTTCGTCAATGGAAACACATTTATTCCAAtctaatgtaaaaaaaaaaaaaaaaaaaaaaagaaatggcacgatacaataaatttcaaaaactcTGAATTGCAAGATTTAGGTGATATATTACACGTACGAAGCAGAAGGTTCATAAAATCGATATTACTTCGCGCGGTTCGATTGTCGAACAGTTTGCACGCAGATGCGTCAAACGTGTcagtcgtttatttttcttaatGTCAGCGATCGATGGCATATGCAAAACCATCTGCCAGTGAAATTTGGCAACGAAATTTTTCAGATTACATGTTGTCCTTTGTTCGATATTCCATGATTGGTGTTAGCAATTTTCCTCTTGAATAATAGCTTTAAGCACACTACTAGCATAAAGAAAAACTTGGTAAAAACGCAGACGAGAGAAACAGTTGTGCGACAAATTACAAAGAAACTTGTTCAGCATATACAATGTTACGTTTGCAGTTAGTCATTTGGGTAAAGAGACacgaaaagaacattttaattcTACAAAATTAGGATGTGTCTCGCCAAATCATAAAATAAGGGTTTCATTCGAAGTAAGAGGAGAAAATGACGTTTGAAAAAAGAATACATCtcctatttacatatttattgttCTCGATATTTAACCCAACACCTTACACCGACAGcaatcattaaagtatattcaTCCGTAGGCACAGCGACGTCACCATCTCGCTTCTTTAATGCTAATTGTCCTCTGAAATCACAGGCTCATTTCCCGTTCTCTTCTTCCGTTTCCATACGTCGTTGTCCACGCTTTTTATTAAACGAATTAACCAAACATTAAACCAACTATCAACTAGACAGTTTCGCACTGATAATTTTGAAAAACGTACTCATCTGATGTGTCTTTGGAATAGCCAGCCAAAGTTCGCCAGAGTTCTCGAGGTCCTTCTATCGCGAGGGGAAAGTGTTGCCAAGCCCAAGCATCTGTTAAAACGGTAGGAaacgttttaataaaattttcagaATGTGTGTAACATtcattttcctttccttttcttttttcgtttgttGGAAGTCTAAATTTCgatcgaaaattatttttttttttagaaaaaatttgatatattaATTACAACTTTGTATGCTGCTACTTATTATTCCTGTcggttaaataaaataataagttatggACAGTTGTTAGAAATcagaaaatttctttcttttcttttttcgtttgttGGAAGTCTAAATTTCGatcgaaaaattaatttttttttttagaaaatatttaatatattaattacaacTTTGTATGCTGCTACTTATTATTCCTGTcggttaaataaaataataagttatggACAGTTGttagaaaatttctttcttttcttttttcgtttgttGGAAGTCTAAATTTCGatcgaaaaattaatttttttttttagaaaaaatttaatatattaattaaaactttGTATGCTGCTACTTATTATTCCTGAcggttaaataaaataataagttatggACAGTTGTTAGAAATcagaaaatttctttcttttcttttttcgtttgttGCAAGTCTAAATTTCgatcgaaaattatttttttttttttagaaaaaatttgatatattaattaaaactttGTATACTGCTACTTATTATTCCTGTcggttaaataaaataataagttatggACAGTTGttagaaaatttctttcttttcttttttcgtttgttGGAAGTCTAAATTTCgatcgaaaattatttttttttttttagaaaaaatttgatatattaattaaaactttGTATGCTGCTACTTATTATTCCTGtcgtttaaataaaataataaattatggaCAGTTGTTAGAaatcagaaaattattttacgattaTCCTGACTTAATCGAATAAACGATCGTATAAAATTGATTCGTTACCATCAATCGAAGGATAATCCACGCGTCTCTTTATAGGTCTCGAGAAAGTTTTGTCGCTAGCATACGGTGCCCAGGATTCAGCCTTAAAGATGAAGAAAACACACGCTAACTTTATGTAATATAACTAACAATTACAAAAGCATTAGAACATTCGCACGAGACAGTACTCTAACCAATACACCGTCTGATCGAAATCGCTTATTCTACTGTGCGGTATAAAAGGTATGAAATTAAGATACTGTGTCTCAATTATTAATACCTGTGCACGACTATTATAGCCTGAGATCTGTGGAATGTTCCTTCGAGACTTCAAAAAATCATTATAACCCTCGCTACGTCCTACACGAGGAATGTTCTTGGCAATTTTCAAGAAGAATGCCGGTACCTCGTCTGCTTTAGATAGATTTTCACAAGCCAGCAATGCCAAAACGCCAACCGTAAGAGCTAAAATGTTTTAAAGAAGAAATTCTCACGAAATTCACTCTTGATCACTATAAAAGGGACACTGCACTCTCGGCACAAAATATTCTTCATTTGAAAAATAAACTCACCACCAACGATAAAACGTCGTGAAAATCCCAAAGATCGCAAACTCGTCATCTTCTCGCTTTGGATCTGCGAACGAATCGATTAATTCTCGATCAGTCTTGTAAAACAATTAACTAACAAAACACTGTGACTTTCCAACAAATTTTATCTAACGACTATGTCCGCTCGTTCGACCATGATCGTTGTCTGCGAAAACGTATCGTATACTCGAACAAGCCAGCAGAGCAAAGTGCACACGACGCTGTTTCCGCGACTGTATGTGGCAAACTGAGCGATTTTTCCTAGGACTTCTTCCATTATCGCTAAGAGTGGACAGAATACTCCTGCACCGTGGGCGAAGGAATAGTAGAGTTTGCACGGCAAAGCCCCATTGCATTTAAATATTCCCGATGTTTGTGATGGCATCTGCGCGATGATCACGCGTGAGAAATCTTTCCAACGTGTACGTTCCATTACGTTCTCGTTGTTTCAGCCGACGTTGAAACCGAACTTGAAGATCTAAGATGTTCATTCTCGATTTCTTTCTGCGTGTACGTTCGCGTAAATACGGAGAAGAAGGGAATGCACGATAAGTGtaattttgttgattttctgattttaacgTTACGTTAATATTAAACAGAAGGGTATTAACGTAACGATTAAAAACGACTAGAATCTCGTTCAAGGATACAAATGTTGTAAAAGTAGTTGATCGAGTTTTATGTAAAGGTAACAAATACGACTATTAAGATTagcgatattttaatatattcgaTACCGTAATATCAAATGACTATAATCTGCTAGGCCCAAACATGTGAGTCATTTAAAAGTAGCTGATACGTTGACGAagttttatacagggtggttggtaactggtggtacaagcggaaagggagcgattctacgcgaaaaaagaagtcgaaaatatagaataaaaatttttcgtttgaggctttgttttcgagaaaatcgactttgaattttcgctcggtacgcgtgcactttatcgcatttcgttataacagatctcactgtagatcgttgtctcgatggaaaaattaaaaaataaaaataaaaaaaaagaaatttttattctatattttcaacttcttttttcactccctttccgcttgtaccgccagttaccaaccaccctgtataaaagtCAAAAGTATACTTACAAAGCCAAGCTttttaacactagaaataccacaccagtcaaaataactggttctacaattttataaatatgtcgAGTCTCGTTTAGGAATCATGGTCCCTGatattaataataccaaaaatgtactacacaacatggaattgcttctgtaaggaAGTAACAAATCAataactataaaaatattctattattacgtattttttaaagactggttttggtaaaaatagcttcgtgttaactatcggcaGTTCTAATGTTAATATCCTCATATCGTAATATTATACGAGAAACAAACTTTGAAACGTTGAAGAGGATAGGAAAAACACATGTTTACGATGGAAACAAAATATAGAGACAATTTTAGTAACACGCGATCGACTAACAACGTACTGAATTCTAAAATTGCTTCCTCGTGAGATATAGAAAATGTGATTTATAATGTTTCTCCCCTACATTCTTCACATGTAAGGAAATGTATGTAAGGTTACGGTGTATCTGCGGAAGCCAgaataaagaagagaaaattgaaACGCTTTCTTGGGAAGTTTGTTCTGCACGTGTCACTTACCTTCCCGTGGTCACGATACACTGAACAAAAATTGTCAGCTATCCTTCTATTTATGCAGCGATTTAGAATGCATTAAGTATTTCGATCAGGTTGATTTTAATGTGAATCGATGCTGACACTTGTTGCACCCCTATCCTCTCGTCGAATGAATTTGAAGCTGAACGTTTGTCGCTGAATAATTTTTGTCTGTGGAATATTTGAACCGTCGCTTACGTTTCGAGTATACCGCGAAGATTTTCTGAgattgaaaatttgtattttaaattgATCGTCAAATCTGCTCATTCCAGATttcaatgtttttttttatcgtcTTATTGTAATTGGAATTAAATAACTCGTGTATTATATAggaagtattaggttgtctgaaaaatgtctttcttttacagacccgtcttttacaacgatgcatctttatacaaacatgaaacctaatcagtcgaacgttgtgatcttcattttgatagaacaaaatggatcatacgtaattcgataaaataatataaaatggaaaatattgtgcatccattatttccttataaaatgaaagaaactttttggacgacctaatatttaaTGGTTAATTCTTAATTATCTATTAAATAGTGTTCATCTGTCGTTGAAAAGTGTATTAAGTTTGaggaaaatattcaaaaattgttttattataatttaataatgatGATATAATTACGAATGATCCTTATTTGGTTTTAATTTTAGATTGAAATTTTTCTCAAAAGGCTGAAAACCTTCTTGTTTGCTAAAATGAGAACACGAGTGAAGGATAGAAATTTAAAtgttgtattattattaacgtaataagatgttttcgttattaataatatatcccTGTAAAAGGATAATACGCTGTTGAAATTTATCCATGATATTTTTAATGGATGTATTAAAGATTAAATTATCGTGAATTTCAAGAAGTCATTGATTTATAAGGCAATTATTTTCCTGTTTGTTTTTAGGAAACTGTCTTTGTCCACGCGTAAGCGTAACCCTTATTCCACCAGGTGAGTGATACGTGCTCCCCATATCGAATCGTTCGATCTGCATTTCAGATATTGGATAGTTTCGTTGAACCTCTGCTTGCTacgtaaattatttaaaagtgGACACTTTCTCGAAAAGACGcattctttaaatttattttcaataatcaGATAAAATGATTTGGTTCTATATAGAATTCAGGAATCATAAAGTAAGAGACAAATTCATCCATTTTTGCAACATAGAATGTTTAATGCGTGCAAATGTACActttaatataaattcttaCTACTTGtaaattatcaataataaaaattaaataattattcaatACAATACATATTATaagttaatatttataataataatataatatttaaaataataataataatatttatattaaataaatattatatattattcaattaaataaataaatataattaaataaaattcaataattaaaattaaataaaaattaaataaaattgtcgatttcttaaaaaaaaaataaaagaaacatcTGGACATAAGAATTTTACATAAAAGTTACAAAGATGGAAATTATCAAACCACCGAATTAATGTCAGGAAACAttagattttattatattgtattatcaGAAACATGTATACAACGAGATTAATTGAAATCTAAGCGATATAATTACAAGACGGCGAGTGATTTGGACGATGCGACGAATCTCAAAGCGTCAGAGTGATTGTTGAACTAGACATTGACATAGTTTGGCTATCTATGTATTACACGTCGATGAAATGATCAAGCAATAAATATTAGCATTCGGCGCATTCAAGTGAACCCTGgcgttttcaatatttttagttGGAGTCCTGACGTGCCAACCAGGCGTTGCATGTTTCGCTGACGGTTTCGCAGACCGATGACATGGCTCGGCTGATGAGTTCGTAATCTATGGAACATTCCATGCAGAAATATCATTTTTGATAGAAATTGTCAGGGAAACGACAGAATAATATGGAAATTCAATACGGTTAGACGTAAGATAAAGGTAGTGGGGTGTCAGATGAAATTTGATCGAAAGAGACAAAATATAATGTAACATAAGATAAGAATTAGTATAAGAATTTAAATacaaaggaatattaaaaattatataaatgaaaatttgacggaacgaaagaataatataaaattcagagtttggataaatataaaataaaatgtactaTTGGAACTTAGAAGAGCATAAAAGAAATCTGAAAAATTCTTAATCGCGAAGTTCTAGAAACAGAAACACTTCTCATTCTTTATAGAATAATTAAAAGatattgtaaatttttattttaccagTGATAGCGTTGGATCGCTTGCCGAAGATGCTTCCGTTGAAGGGAGGCTTCCTGTAGGCGGCATCCACGCCGATGGCGAGGATGAAGGCGACAACGACGATGACAAGAACGAAGCGGAAGGACATCATTCTGACGGTTTTGATTTGTAGACTGCTTGAAATTAAAAGAACAACTATTTGATAAACTAAGAATATCGTATAGGAAGAAGAAACTAAAAGTAACATGGAACAGGGAGTAAAATTTGCCAAATAGAATTGTTTAATATATAAGGGAAAAATTCTTATATAGAAATGGTCAGTTTACTTACAAATGTGGAAACGATAGAACTTGTACGGTAGTTGGTCAGCGAATGTTGCAAATAAGGCAAAAGCTCGGAGCTTTTATAGTAGAGAAATGAACCGAAGACAAATGTGCCTATCAAGTACAGATGGCCTACATTATTTGCAAGTGAACTCACCAAGAAGTTTGTCTAAGGATGTATCGATTCGACGTAATGTTCAAATTCCTCGTACAACGACGACAATCAGTGGAAATAATAGAAAGATATGCAAGCATTTATATGAAACTTAAAACGCAGAATTTAAAAATCatgaattataaaagaagaatagAATATAAGTTTGAACATTTGTGGGAAATTCTAGAAATGATTCGAGACAGctatctgaatttttcttacACCAGAAtgtaaagaaattttattttctatagtataataataatgtatttcTAATCTTACCTAGAGCTGGAAGATCTTCTTGGAGAGAAGGATGACTGTGATCTGCTGTTTCCGAAAGAAGGTTCGGCTTTTATAAGAAGCCAGACTACACACAGAGATATGTGCTGTAATATTGTTATAGAACAATGTTACAAGCAATAGCGTACGAAACTTAATTACAGACACTCCTGATTACCTTTTACCCCAAGGGAAATGACGATCTATTTACGATAcagaagatattttatatagatataaaaacAATATGAATAATGTTACTTCAGgttacaatattattatatattgtatttaattttgcaAAACACTGTTTCATCATTTTGTAACATAATATTGCTAAATgtactatttcctttttttttcttctacaaAACTATGAATTTAAAAGTTTCATAGAAACTTTTGTGAGTATAGATGGAAAATTTGTTCAGAAacgttaatattttttaaaaatattccaatattgaTGTAAGCtgagtaaaaattaataatttggataattttttattgatgtccTATTTGACCGATTGATGAttagaaaattcttatttttatctttaaatttctGCGTTATCTACCAAAGAAATAGTAGAATGCGATCATTGATTAAATATTAGGGTTTTATCACAGCAAGGTGCGTACATACATTTACTGGATGATTTTATCACGATACAACCGACGAGGTACAGAATTAATCAATGGAGACACTACAGAcgagtattatatatataccaaACCAATATTATATTGAATCGATAATGTCAGGTTGACCCTCAAAACGTAGAACTCGAAAAAGCATTGCATGTCACGTCTATTCTGTATCTCACCAGTGGATACATCGTGACACTGAAGCACGGACATGTGAAACAGAGACGATATAGAAGGGACCTGATATTTCAACAGAAACCACGTATTTCAGCTGATAACACGAATATTTACAGTAGGTAAATGTCgataaattatcttcaattgTCTGAACAAGCTGTAGATGATAAAGAAGGAATCTATAAATTTCTTTTGCATTTATCTCTTACCGAtcattttccaatttttagcttgaggaaaatattcttcgaaatcataaataatgttttttaataCACTTCAAACTTTACGAGAATTTATCTAACAGTGCATCGTTTAGATTacaatattctttatttatcgTATGACAAAACATAATGCAAAGATTATTTACTTATACGATATATACATAATGTACAATCACAAacataaataatacaaatatattagAGACACGGATTAACTCGTAAATATGCCGATAAACGAGCCTTTGAGCGTAATATTcgttaatactaataatattaatataattataattataatatcgcTTAATTATTTTCCATGACTGCTTACCGGCAGCAACCACATACATTTTTTACGTGTAGGTACATATCAGAATACAATAACTCCATGTAAACGTTAACAACGATTAAATTGTGCAGATTATATTCTAGATTTGTAAATTGGTACCCCACAAGTTTTGACTCCTCGATATTATATCGTtagttaaataaaatttccgattattcgtatttatatttacaaagcAATTACTTCACTTACAACTATTACATAGCCCAGATAATAAATTGCTGAAGTCGAGTCTTTCGCGCATTTCCTACTATTATTACGGAACTATTTCAATGTGTAGATCGATCCTAACAGAAAAACCAATTTTTTACTGTTCGCCGTATTTATTATAACGTAAGGACGCATGATTCATACAGAAATACATTTTAActgtatcttcttttttttttaacagatAGATGTATGTGTCGAAAGTGCGCGAAAGACAAAGTTTTGCATCGCACAGGCATACTAGAATCTACGTCTTATTGTCGCGTCACAACGTTTTTTTGAACGGCATACTATATAAAATGAACGAAATGAACGTTTCGTTCTAAGGAACCCGAAGAATCGTTTTACAATCACCATCGATTTCCCTCGAACCGGAACGTGATCGCGTTCAAAAAATAATCGCCTAAATAACAACTACAACAAGTACTCGCATGCTTGCATTGTTCTGCTCGCCTGTCGGATTATTACATCCGATCATGTTCGAGGCTTGATTATACGCGAAGTATGAAGGAAACTACGAAATTGGAAGACATGGATTTTGTTTCATTTCCCTTAACAAATACCTTAAACTATTGATATCCTAATATTAAATACAGCATTATTAATTAAGATACGCCGGCGTTGTGTAAAAGATTATTTATTACAACTAGAAGAAATCTTAGGAAACTAGACGTATATCGACGCGCGGGTGCACGCGTTTGTTGCACCGCTGCCACGTATAAATATCGTTTATTGCATAATACACACATTGCACTTTATTGTCCTGTTCACACGCCTCTAGAACGATGCTCACAGTGTTCTTTATCGTTTCCCTGAACTGTAAATATCGTGTGAAGGATGTGTCATTTTTATCGTGGAGGACGGTCGATAATTCGTGACAACGAAAAGCCTCCTTTGTCTCGAAGAAAATCCCTCTATTGCGGTCTGATAAAAAGTTTTTTCCCTGGTCGTTAAGCTCCCCCCGTTGAGCGCGTGAACCGGACCTAGCGTCTAAAGAAGTCTCTTAAGCCTAGGAAAGCAATTAAGCCATCTAAAGACCGATAATCGCAGATTGCGATCGTTTCGAAAAAAATATTCCACTACAGTCTTACATTGTCGATATCTCGTTGATCGGTAGATTAACAACGAGCAGCTGGGTCGAAAGCATCTTCAGATAAAAGACACGAAATACTCTTTTCTTATCCGGCGATCGCGATTATTGGAATTGCATACATGAATCGTAATATACGATCGAATCTCGCCCCGACGAGGATTATCGAGGAATATACATAGattaggaaaaaaaagaaagatacacGAAATAAACGGTGTTTACGTGTTATCAATCAAAGAAACTAACCTTATATCTATCGGTACCATTGTTCCGACTAACCTACGAGATATGTAAATTCGTAAATCTGCTGCCTTCATCGTCCGGAAGCCCATCTTCCTCTTCACGGTATTATGTCACAGTTACAAGCGCTTCCACCCTTACCGTTGTCACATTGGTTCATACACCATCGGTCCCAGTCTACAGATGTTTCATCCGTGGAATCTTCCTTGCGAGAAGCATCATCTTTGGAGCCTGGTTTCTCTAAATTACCAGTAGCAGCATCTTTAGATGTCTCTTCAGAGTCtgctttatttaaattgtcGGTATCTTTAAAGTCCGCTTGGATTATATCCTTTTCCACTTTGATCTCCGTGATGTATCGACGAACATCTTTGGTCTTTAAACTTTGACCTCGAACAATCTGTTGTTCGCCCGCCTTCTCCAACATCCTCGTTACATCGGTCCCCTTCAACTGATCCTCTTCGAATTTCTTGACTGTCGAAGGATCTTCTTGGTTATTCCTTGTTTCGCCATAATTTACGTCGTCGCAGGAACAACCGTGATACTGGATAAGCGTCTGTCGAAACGTACGACAGGTGTGGGTGTTGTCGAAGACGAGCAAATCCGACGAACCATGACACGGGGTCAAGCAGAGCCTGAAGAGACGGTGAATCGGGAACCGGCCTCCGCTGGACTGAAGAACGAGTTTCTGCTGGTGCTCGCAGCCTCCCGTGATCTCGGGGCTGGTGTTCCGTGCACGGCACAGATAAACGCATGCGTGCTCGACCGGATGCGCGACCACCATGGCCAACAGCAACGCCAGCAACACCCACCGAAGTAGAGGCGTCATCTGAAAGTGATGGCTAATCAATACGAAAGCAAACGAGGAACTTGCCGCGTTCCGATAGCCGCCGGAGGAGGAATCGGAGGGATTGGTTATGACAATCGGGAATTTCCTGcagctctctttctcttctggtATGTCTCCAAATGATATACAGGGTGACTCGCGTTACATAGTGCA harbors:
- the Eth gene encoding ecdysis triggering hormone — translated: MTSLRSLGFSRRFIVGALTVGVLALLACENLSKADEVPAFFLKIAKNIPRVGRSEGYNDFLKSRRNIPQISGYNSRAQAESWAPYASDKTFSRPIKRRVDYPSIDDAWAWQHFPLAIEGPRELWRTLAGYSKDTSDDVDNDVWKRKKRTGNEPVISEDN
- the SIFa gene encoding neuropeptide SIFamide — its product is MMSFRFVLVIVVVAFILAIGVDAAYRKPPFNGSIFGKRSNAITDYELISRAMSSVCETVSETCNAWLARQDSN
- the LOC117166266 gene encoding uncharacterized protein LOC117166266; amino-acid sequence: MLKMTPLLRWVLLALLLAMVVAHPVEHACVYLCRARNTSPEITGGCEHQQKLVLQSSGGRFPIHRLFRLCLTPCHGSSDLLVFDNTHTCRTFRQTLIQYHGCSCDDVNYGETRNNQEDPSTVKKFEEDQLKGTDVTRMLEKAGEQQIVRGQSLKTKDVRRYITEIKVEKDIIQADFKDTDNLNKADSEETSKDAATGNLEKPGSKDDASRKEDSTDETSVDWDRWCMNQCDNGKGGSACNCDIIP